In the genome of Montipora foliosa isolate CH-2021 chromosome 3, ASM3666993v2, whole genome shotgun sequence, one region contains:
- the LOC137995139 gene encoding ATP-dependent DNA helicase RecQ-like, with the protein MTRKALKFQKQHGLSRERISRVSRISQVFERLSRRLGGLVLLVKKEQKEAITLFLQGKDVLAVLPVGFGKSLIYQSFVLVEQMENEGTSGRDRPSCLVIVPLRSIGEEQINSNDFDLSVIGFEKTVDVLNEMKNNKFQVIYASAEQALSRDFFRLLRDESTEHKRQLSLIVVDESHTVETW; encoded by the coding sequence ATGACGCGAAAAGCTCTCAAGTTTCAAAAGcaacatggcttatctagagaaagaatctcaagagtCTCAAGAATCtctcaagttttcgaaaggctatctaggcgacttggtggattagtcctactagtaaaaaaagaacaaaaggaagcgattacgctttttctgcaaggcaaggatgtattggctgtTCTTCCTGTAGGATTCGGGAAGAGCCTGATTTACCAAAGCTTTGTACTTGTTGAGCAAATGGAGAATGAAGGTacttctggaagagatcggccctcgtGTTTGGTTATTGTACCGTTACGAAGTATAGGAGAGGAACAGATTAATTCTAATGATTTTGATTTGAGCGTTATAGGTTTTGAGAAAACtgtagatgtattaaatgagatgaagaacaacaaatttcAAGTCATTTACGCTTCCGCTGAGCAAGCTCTGTCGAGAGACTTCTTTCGGTTGTTGCGTGATGAATCCACGGAACAcaagagacaactgtcgctgatagttgtcgacgaaagtcacaccgttgaaacttggtAA